One stretch of Microvirga lotononidis DNA includes these proteins:
- a CDS encoding DUF1194 domain-containing protein yields MRCPRASWPFPALVAGLLTVAPAWQRAPDEVDLALVLAVDVSTSMDPDEQALQRQGYVEAFRSGTVHQAIRSGMLGRIAVTYVEWAGAHPPVQNVIVPWTVLEGPKDGLAFADRLASAPIRREAGTSISEAIDFSLALIAVAPVLPARRVIDISGDGSNNQGPLVMEARDRAVARGVTINGLPIMLHPTDRREDAMLDAYYRDCVIGGVSAFVVPVRDRGQFLTETRAKIVHEIADTTESAGLIQPAGSASKTDCDTSESLWDDVIPSPHTPDGSIGHEL; encoded by the coding sequence ATGCGGTGTCCCAGGGCTTCATGGCCGTTTCCCGCTCTCGTGGCGGGCCTTCTGACCGTCGCCCCCGCCTGGCAGCGGGCGCCCGACGAGGTCGACCTCGCCCTCGTGCTGGCCGTCGATGTCTCCACTTCCATGGACCCGGACGAGCAGGCCCTGCAGCGGCAGGGCTATGTAGAGGCCTTCCGCTCAGGAACGGTGCACCAGGCGATCCGCAGCGGCATGCTGGGGCGCATCGCCGTCACCTATGTGGAATGGGCCGGGGCGCACCCGCCTGTCCAGAACGTCATCGTGCCCTGGACCGTGCTGGAAGGCCCGAAGGACGGCCTCGCCTTCGCCGACCGGCTGGCCAGCGCGCCCATCCGGCGGGAGGCCGGAACCTCGATCTCGGAAGCCATCGACTTCAGCCTGGCCCTTATCGCGGTCGCCCCCGTCCTGCCCGCGCGCCGCGTGATCGATATCTCAGGCGACGGCTCGAACAACCAGGGGCCCCTGGTCATGGAGGCGCGCGACAGAGCGGTGGCGCGGGGCGTCACGATCAACGGCCTTCCCATTATGCTCCATCCCACCGACCGGCGGGAGGACGCGATGCTGGACGCCTATTACCGCGACTGTGTGATCGGGGGCGTGAGCGCGTTCGTGGTGCCGGTGCGGGACCGCGGGCAGTTCCTCACCGAGACCCGCGCCAAGATCGTCCATGAGATCGCCGATACGACCGAATCCGCCGGGCTGATTCAGCCTGCAGGAAGCGCCTCGAAGACCGATTGCGACACGAGCGAAAGTCTTTGGGACGACGTAATCCCCTCGCCGCATACCCCCGACGGCTCCATCGGCCACGAGCTTTAG
- a CDS encoding c-type cytochrome, producing MRRTVIAAVTVLIASGLGVLAQSNDPIIQRQNLMKNNQEQVRALTGMARGQVPFNASTAQAAFQRIAQNAQQIPGLFPAGSNRGKTDALPAIWERKADFDGRAAKLEQDAKAAQAGITDQTGLQAAIQRVGQNCGGCHESYRRKES from the coding sequence ATGCGAAGGACCGTCATTGCTGCAGTCACCGTGCTGATCGCCAGCGGGCTCGGAGTGCTCGCCCAATCCAACGATCCGATCATCCAGCGCCAGAATCTGATGAAGAACAATCAGGAACAGGTCCGCGCGCTCACCGGCATGGCCCGGGGACAGGTTCCGTTCAATGCTTCCACCGCGCAGGCGGCCTTCCAGCGGATCGCGCAGAACGCTCAGCAGATCCCCGGATTGTTCCCGGCAGGCTCGAACCGTGGCAAGACCGACGCTCTTCCGGCCATCTGGGAGCGGAAGGCGGATTTCGACGGCCGCGCGGCCAAGCTCGAACAAGATGCCAAGGCGGCCCAGGCGGGTATCACGGACCAGACGGGCCTGCAGGCCGCCATCCAGCGGGTCGGCCAGAATTGCGGCGGCTGTCACGAATCGTATCGCCGCAAGGAAAGCTGA
- a CDS encoding ABC-F family ATP-binding cassette domain-containing protein, with product MIRVENISKQNSHRILFIEASGTLQKGEKVGLVGPNGAGKTTLFRMINKEEHPDEGQVSVDRGVTIGYFSQDVGEMAGRSAVAEVMEGAGPVSAVAAELRELEAAMVDPDKAGDLEAIIERYGEVQARYEELDGYSLEGRAREVLAGLGFSQEMMDGDVSALSGGWKMRVALGRILLMRPDVMLLDEPSNHLDLESIIWLEEFLKGYEGALLMTSHDRAFMNRIVNKIMEIDGGSLTTYSGDYEFYEQQRALNEKQQQAQFERQQAMLAKEIKFIERFKARASHAAQVQSRVKKLEKIDRVEPPKRRQAVAFEFLPAPRSGEDVVSLKGVHKRYGSRSIYEGLDFAVRRKERWCVMGVNGAGKSTLLKLVAGSATPDDGTVTIGASVKMGYFAQHAMEVLEGDRTVFEFLEDSFPQAGQGSLRTLAGCFGFSGDDAEKKCRVLSGGEKARLVMAKMLYDPPNFLVLDEPTNHLDMATKEMLIEALSKYEGTMLFVSHDRHFLAALSNRVLELTPDGIHQYGGGYTEYVARTGQEAPGLRH from the coding sequence ATGATTCGCGTCGAGAACATCAGTAAGCAGAACAGCCACCGCATCCTCTTCATCGAGGCCTCGGGAACGCTCCAGAAAGGCGAGAAGGTCGGTTTGGTGGGCCCCAATGGTGCGGGCAAGACGACGCTCTTCCGGATGATCAACAAGGAGGAGCACCCCGACGAGGGGCAGGTGTCCGTCGATCGCGGCGTGACCATTGGCTATTTCAGCCAGGACGTGGGCGAGATGGCCGGCCGCAGCGCCGTCGCCGAAGTGATGGAAGGGGCTGGCCCCGTCAGCGCCGTGGCGGCCGAGCTGCGCGAGCTGGAAGCCGCCATGGTGGACCCGGACAAGGCGGGCGATCTCGAGGCGATCATCGAGCGTTACGGCGAGGTGCAGGCGCGCTACGAGGAATTGGACGGTTATTCCCTGGAGGGCCGGGCACGCGAGGTTCTGGCCGGATTGGGCTTCAGCCAGGAGATGATGGACGGCGACGTGAGCGCCCTGTCCGGCGGCTGGAAGATGCGCGTCGCGCTCGGCCGCATCCTCCTGATGCGACCGGACGTGATGCTCCTCGACGAGCCGAGCAACCACCTGGATCTCGAAAGCATCATCTGGCTTGAGGAATTCCTGAAGGGCTACGAGGGCGCGCTGCTCATGACCTCGCACGACCGCGCCTTCATGAACCGCATCGTCAACAAGATCATGGAGATCGACGGCGGCTCTCTCACCACTTATTCCGGCGATTACGAATTCTACGAGCAGCAGCGTGCGCTCAACGAGAAGCAGCAGCAGGCCCAGTTCGAGCGCCAGCAGGCCATGCTCGCCAAGGAAATCAAGTTCATCGAGCGCTTCAAGGCGCGCGCCTCGCATGCGGCCCAGGTGCAGAGCCGGGTCAAGAAGCTGGAGAAGATCGACCGGGTCGAGCCGCCGAAGCGCCGCCAGGCGGTCGCCTTCGAATTCCTGCCGGCCCCGCGCTCGGGAGAAGACGTGGTCAGCCTGAAGGGCGTGCACAAACGCTATGGCAGCCGCAGCATCTACGAGGGGCTGGATTTCGCGGTGCGCCGCAAGGAGCGGTGGTGCGTCATGGGCGTCAACGGCGCCGGCAAGTCGACCCTGCTGAAGCTGGTGGCCGGCTCCGCAACGCCCGACGACGGAACGGTGACGATCGGAGCGAGCGTGAAGATGGGCTATTTCGCCCAGCACGCCATGGAGGTGCTGGAAGGCGACCGCACGGTGTTCGAGTTCCTGGAGGATTCCTTCCCGCAGGCCGGGCAGGGCTCCCTTCGGACGCTTGCCGGCTGCTTCGGCTTCTCGGGCGACGACGCGGAGAAGAAATGCCGCGTGCTCTCGGGCGGCGAGAAGGCGCGCCTCGTCATGGCCAAGATGCTCTACGACCCGCCGAACTTCCTGGTGCTCGACGAGCCGACGAACCATCTCGACATGGCCACGAAGGAGATGCTGATCGAGGCCTTGTCGAAATACGAGGGCACCATGCTCTTCGTTTCCCACGACCGCCACTTCCTGGCCGCCCTGTCCAACCGGGTGCTCGAACTCACCCCGGACGGCATTCACCAATATGGCGGCGGCTATACCGAATACGTGGCCCGCACCGGCCAGGAAGCCCCGGGCCTGCGCCACTGA
- a CDS encoding response regulator has product MALNTSLPVLIVDDYQTMLRIIRNLLKQIGFTDVDEAKDGSEALGKLKEKKYGLVISDWNMAPMTGFELLQKVRADAELNALPFIMITAEAKTENVVAAKQAGVNNYIVKPFNADTLRSKIAAVLGE; this is encoded by the coding sequence ATGGCATTGAATACCTCCCTTCCGGTGCTCATCGTCGACGATTACCAGACGATGCTGCGCATCATCCGCAACCTCCTCAAGCAGATCGGCTTCACCGATGTCGACGAGGCCAAGGACGGTTCGGAAGCCCTGGGCAAGCTCAAGGAGAAGAAGTACGGACTTGTGATCTCCGACTGGAACATGGCCCCGATGACCGGCTTCGAGCTGCTCCAGAAGGTCCGGGCCGACGCGGAGCTGAATGCCCTTCCCTTCATCATGATCACCGCCGAGGCCAAGACCGAGAACGTCGTGGCCGCCAAGCAGGCGGGCGTGAACAACTACATCGTGAAGCCCTTCAACGCGGACACCCTGCGCTCGAAGATCGCCGCGGTGCTGGGCGAGTAG
- a CDS encoding protein phosphatase CheZ, translating into MRLPPPVSFDPLSLDLLAQSRESIAARRHAEIMRGMAAIHAALEPNSGASKALLDQIRTDLREALRLKEELDAITESIQRTKREIATLHSHTPGGQVTSVTDELGAVVSGTEEATNSILAAAEEIDEISGTLSARLSGEDAAMAQRISDKVITIFEACNFQDITGQRISKVVGSMKFIEERVTQMAHIWGGLESFNDVDAFQMPEREGDEALLNGPALDSDPNRTSQDAIDALFG; encoded by the coding sequence ATGCGCCTTCCGCCACCCGTCTCCTTCGACCCTTTGAGCCTGGACCTCCTGGCTCAGTCCCGCGAGAGCATCGCCGCCCGGCGCCATGCGGAGATCATGCGGGGCATGGCGGCCATTCACGCGGCGCTCGAGCCGAACAGCGGGGCTTCCAAGGCCCTCCTGGACCAGATCCGCACCGACCTTCGCGAGGCGCTCAGGCTCAAGGAAGAGCTCGACGCCATCACGGAATCGATCCAGCGCACCAAGCGGGAGATCGCGACCCTGCATTCGCATACGCCGGGTGGGCAGGTGACCAGCGTCACGGATGAATTAGGCGCCGTCGTTTCCGGTACGGAAGAGGCCACCAACAGCATCCTGGCGGCGGCCGAGGAGATCGACGAGATCTCCGGGACACTCTCCGCACGTCTGTCCGGCGAGGACGCTGCGATGGCCCAGCGCATCTCCGACAAGGTCATCACGATCTTCGAGGCCTGCAACTTCCAGGACATTACCGGCCAGCGCATCAGCAAGGTCGTCGGCTCGATGAAGTTCATCGAGGAGCGCGTGACCCAGATGGCGCATATCTGGGGTGGGCTGGAGAGCTTCAACGACGTGGACGCCTTCCAGATGCCGGAGCGGGAAGGGGACGAAGCCCTGCTGAACGGACCGGCCCTCGACAGCGATCCCAACCGCACCTCCCAGGATGCCATCGACGCCCTTTTCGGCTGA
- a CDS encoding L,D-transpeptidase family protein yields MMKRFALAASLVLALAACQDDQLSRGSTRHLVPIPPATMALMSTKGMSKEDPILVRAYKKESELEVWKRGSNGKYALLKTYPICRWSGQLGPKTREGDRQVPEGFYSVTPAQMNPNSAYYLSFDTGYPNAYDRSFGRNGGDIMVHGACSSRGCFAMTDQNIAEIYAIAREALGAGQRSFQFQSYPFRMTAENLAKHRLDANIGFWKNLKEGSDTFDVSKEELRVAVANHRYVFNADESTVAAVAQKQRHDEQEVAELVAKGEKPIKLVYNDGDTHESFRAALASASGVSDSKLGFVSRTEGISSGPQQIALDDSGREKIDTPSTALAFASMKEVPAAQPETRQAGSRVAVTQQTAPVAAAAAATASSQETPFYKKMFSGVSDLFSTSDARPVAETVQVAPVPGKAAPAAKTVPQKRAQASTAVNVAAAN; encoded by the coding sequence ATGATGAAGCGTTTTGCATTGGCCGCGAGCCTGGTGCTCGCGCTTGCTGCCTGTCAGGACGACCAGCTTTCCCGTGGCTCCACACGACATCTCGTTCCGATTCCACCGGCCACGATGGCGCTGATGTCCACGAAGGGCATGTCCAAGGAAGACCCTATCCTGGTCCGGGCCTATAAGAAGGAATCGGAGCTGGAGGTTTGGAAGCGCGGCTCCAACGGGAAGTACGCGCTCCTCAAGACCTATCCCATCTGCCGCTGGTCGGGCCAGCTCGGCCCCAAGACCCGCGAGGGCGACCGTCAGGTGCCGGAAGGCTTCTACTCGGTCACGCCGGCCCAGATGAACCCGAACTCGGCCTATTACCTGTCGTTCGATACCGGCTATCCGAACGCCTACGACCGGTCCTTCGGCCGTAACGGCGGCGACATCATGGTCCATGGCGCGTGCTCCTCGCGCGGCTGCTTCGCCATGACGGATCAGAACATCGCCGAGATCTACGCCATCGCTCGCGAGGCCCTCGGCGCCGGTCAGCGCAGCTTCCAGTTCCAGTCCTACCCGTTCCGGATGACGGCCGAGAACCTGGCCAAGCACCGGCTCGACGCGAATATCGGCTTCTGGAAGAACCTGAAGGAAGGCTCCGACACCTTCGACGTGTCGAAGGAGGAGCTGCGCGTGGCCGTCGCCAACCACCGCTACGTCTTCAACGCGGATGAAAGCACGGTGGCCGCCGTGGCGCAGAAACAGCGTCACGACGAGCAGGAGGTGGCCGAGCTGGTCGCCAAGGGCGAAAAGCCGATCAAGCTCGTCTACAACGACGGCGACACGCACGAATCCTTCCGGGCCGCCCTGGCCAGCGCGTCGGGCGTGTCCGACAGCAAGCTCGGATTCGTGAGCCGAACCGAGGGCATTTCCTCGGGTCCGCAGCAGATCGCGCTCGACGACAGCGGTCGCGAGAAGATCGACACGCCGTCGACCGCGCTCGCCTTCGCGTCGATGAAGGAAGTCCCCGCCGCGCAGCCTGAGACCCGTCAGGCCGGAAGCCGTGTGGCGGTGACCCAGCAGACCGCGCCAGTCGCAGCCGCAGCGGCTGCCACGGCATCGTCGCAGGAGACACCCTTCTACAAGAAGATGTTCAGCGGCGTGTCCGATCTGTTCAGCACCTCGGACGCCCGGCCTGTGGCCGAGACAGTCCAGGTCGCCCCGGTCCCCGGCAAGGCGGCACCGGCCGCAAAGACCGTGCCCCAGAAGCGGGCACAGGCTTCCACGGCCGTCAACGTGGCGGCGGCGAACTGA